The genomic DNA TCATATTCAAGAATAAGCCTTACGATAGCTAAAGCTGTTTCTACATCAAAATTAGACCACGGAGCAGATTTACTTTTAATTTTTTCTTTCCACAATTTAAATGAACTTCTGGGTGAAAGTCTAAATCCTGCTTTGGTTTCTTCTACCTTTTTTTCAGGTTTACCTGCCCAGTTTATTTCGACTTTTATAGGTTTTCTAAACCAGATAATTGTATCGTTATTAGAATGATTAATGGGTACAACCATTAAGCCTCCTTCTAAGCCTAAAATAGGTTTTTCATCTTTAAAAGTTTTATCTACCTCATTAGTTTGAAAAATAGCTAATGGGCTGTTCGATTTAAAATAGTCGAATAAAGCGTTTAATTTCTCTGTGCTTAATGTAGTATTAAATTGTTGAATTTTTCCTTTTATGCTTATAGCCATTCCATCAGCTTTCATAATACCCATAAGCTCTTCGGCTATTTGCTCATCTATTGAGTTTTTCTCCAATAGTTTTTTAGAAAGCTTTCCTAACAACAAAGACCTGCTTGAATTTTCTTTCTTATTTGCTATTTCGTTAAAAGATGAAAGCAAGGTGGAGAACATATGGCCGATTACTTCTACAACCATTCTTGTTCTGTAGGCTACATGTTTGCTAGTTAAATGATGGCAGGCGATTAAACCCCATAATTTACCATCTTGTATAACTGATACTGACATAGAAGCTCCAACTCCCATGTTTTCGAGGTATTGAATATGTACCGGAGAAACACTTCTTAAAACAGAATAGGTCATATCCAAAGGCAATAGATGTTCGATGTCTTTGCTACCTATTATTTTAGAAGGTTTATACCTTATATCACTTATTATTCTTAAAAAGTTTTTTGAGTATAACTCACGAGCTTGAGGAGGTATATCACTTGCCGGAAAATTCAAACCTTTATAGCTTGGTACATTCTCTTTCTTGTCTTCAGCTATTACTCTACCATTCCACTCATTATCAAATTCATAAAGCTTAACTCGATCAAAATCTGTTAACTTACGAATATGGGCTACTACTGTATCAAATAACTCTTCTTTTGAAGAAGCTTTTCTTAATGCAGTGGCAAAGTTTCTTAAGTCATCGTAAAAGAAATCGTACTTGAGGTTAATATCATCTTCAGGAACTAACTCGATTTCGAAAACAATAAAATCACTTGAGATATATGCATTAGCGTCGTATTCAACCTCATCAATTTCAATTCTTATTGCTTGTATGGGATTTAGCGGTTTATTAATAACCACTCGCTTAAGTAGGAGGGTGTTTTTTTCTCCAAGAATTGTTTCGATAGACTGCTCTAATGCATCTTCTGCAGATGCGTCAAAAAAATATGAAAGATTGTCGCTTACACACTTGATTTTATAATTGGAAGCGTCTAAGGCAAATAATACTCCATGAGGCTGAACTGAGCCTGGAGTAATTATCGGTTCAGAAGCACAGCTTTCTAAAGCTTTTGTCAAAAATTCTTCTGAAATTTCCTGACGAACAAATAAACCATCTTTCTTATTTTCCATATAGCAATAATATAAAAATGCTATGAAAAAGTTGCATTATTTTGGTCTATACTTTGTTAAAAATAATAATAAATTTATCAAAATGCCTCTTTTTGATTATGGGAGTATAACATTTTTAAGAAATGCATTTTTGGACATATGATGATATATTTGAACGTAGTCTAATTTTACTTTAAATATTGAATCTCTTTGCTTTCTGTGAAATTCAATTAAAATTCCTTTTCGCCAAATTCACTTTTTATAAACTTGGCTTTATTATTAGACTTATTTAAGGTATAACTGAGGTTTAAAATTAGCATATCAACTTCGTATACATAATTAGTAGTTGTATAAAACTCATTATCTCTCCAAGTAGTAATTCGTTGTTCATTGGCTTCCCATAAGCCCATATCTATGTTTAACCATTGCAATGTAGCTGTGAGTCTTTCGTCTAAAAATGTTTTCCTTATAGAAAGATTTGGTACTAAATATTTAGAGTCTTCGCCTTGTGCAGTCAGTTGTTTAGAAAGATAATTTATAGAGAATTGAATTCTCCAGTTTCGAGCTATACCAAAGTTTGCATTTCCATTAATATTATACATCCAACTAGACCTATCTATTGGTCTATTATCAAAAGCACCTTTAATATTAGATTTATAAATATTAAAACCAGCAAAGATTTTTAACCAGTTATAAGGATTTAATTCTGTGCCCAGTTCTGCTCCAATTGTTCTGGCTCTACCAACATTAGAATAAATACGATTGAGAATAGTGTCATTATATATCGTATTTACACGGTTTACAAGATTTTCTACATTTCTAAAATAAGCGTTTAGAAAGATAGAATTATCGCCAAAGTCGTATATAATACCTGTTTCTAATAAATCTATAAATTCTGGTTTTAGCTCAGGATCACCTTGCTCAAATGTTTCAGAATGCTCTCTTTCTGGAAAAGGATTCATTTTGAAAGTGGTAGTTCTTTCTACTCGTTTACTATAAGCTGCTTTAAGTTTTAAATTGGAATTTACTTGATAAAGTAAGCTTGCACTTGGGTACAGTTTTACAAAATCATAATTATAAGTGCTATCAATTAAACCAAGTTTATCTTTTAAATACAGTGCCCTGTCCATCATTTCTATTCGTAAACCTGCTTGGTATTCAAACTTTCCTTTAGAACCAGAAAGCTGAGAGTAAGCAGAATGTAAAATGCGTTGTAAGTTTACAGAACTTGAAAACTCAGGTACCAATTCAAAAATACCCGTTTCCAAATTTTTTCGCTCATATACAAAATCTCCTGTATGGTCTAAATTTCTAAACTGATATCCCATTTCTAAAACACCAATGGGTAATTTGGCAGTTTTGTAATCTAGCTGAAAACGGAAACCTTTTAAAGGATTATCATTTGTATTATATTCTTCTTGAACAATTTCTGTAGTGTTTGGCCAACTTAGATTTTTGTTAGTAGTAGGACCACCTAACATAGTATATTCATATAAAAGGGAAGTGGAAAGGGTAGAGCTATTTTCGAATTTATGACTATAATCGATACTGCCTAAAACAAAATCGCCTTTTCTTATTCTAAGGTTTTCATTAAAATATTGATAGGTGTATATTCTGTTACCAGTGCTTATATTCTGTGCATTATTATCGTAATACAAAATGTCGGCAGTTCTATCTTTAGATCTTTTACCAGCATAAAAGCCCAAATTAAATGCATTGTTTTTATTAGGTGTATAAGCAATTGAAAATCTGCCAGAGTAGCTTGTTTCATCGAAACTTCGTTCCCCATCAGAAGGAAAAGTAGTTAGTGTATCGTCAATAATCGTATACACATTTCCTTCTCTTCTACCTGCTAAATCGTTTCGTGAGTAGCTGGTACCTACAGAAATATCCCAATCCTTTTTACGAAAGTTTAAAGTAAAATCACCGCCATAGCGAGATGCATTTTCTGCATTATTATAATTTTGAATGCTAGGTAACCCTACTTTTCCATTAACTAATAAATATAAACCATCTGTAGCACCTTGTTTCGTAATAATGTTAATCATTCCGGCTTTTCCTTCAGGATCATATTTAGCAGAAGGAGCAGTAATAATTTCTATATTATCTATGGCATTTGCCGGAAGCTGATTTAATATTGTTTCGGGACTTGTTTGAACAGGTTTGCCATTAATCATTACTACAAAACCTGTAGAACCTCTCACAGAAATTACACCTTGAGCATTTACACTTACAGAGGGCATATTTCGTAAAATATCGGTAGCGGTTCCACCCTTACCAGATTCAAACAAACTTGCCTGAAATACTTGTCTATCAATTTTATGTGTGGCTGTTACTTTTTTACCAGAAATTTCTATTTCGTTTAAAAATTGCTGATTTGGAACCAGAGCAATTGTTCCGAGCTGTATATTTTGATCTTTTGAGACTAAAAGATTCTCAATTTTTACTGGTTCAAAACCAAGAAATTTGGCTATTAGGTAATAGTTACCGGCATTAATGTCTTTAATAATAAAATCACCATTATCATTAGAAATGCTCCCTCCAACTAATGAGCTGTCGTTACTTTGGTAAATGGCTAGGCTGCCATATTCAATCGGGCTATTTTCTGTAGCATCGGTAAGTTTACCTTTAATAGTAGTTTGGCTGTAAGCAACTGAAGTTATGAATAAAAGAAAGCAGAAGAATAATGGTTTGCACATGTAGTTTTTATACAAAAATCCATTATTAGCTGCGCAATGTTATGGTATATTTTTTCAAAGAATGGTAAAAAAATAAAATTATATTTTCTCTCTATATTCTATTGGTGTAAGCGATGTTTGAGATTTGAAAAATTTAATAAAGTTAGATGTATCGCTAAAATTTAAATTATAGGCAATCTCAGACACATTCATACTTGTATGGGCTACCATGTTTTTTGCTTCAATTAAAACTCTTTCTTTAATTATAGCCATTGCTGGTTTGCGAACTGCCGATGTGCAAACTGTATTTAGCCTATAAGTACTAATGTTCATTAAACTTGCATATTCTCCTACTTGCCTTAGCGCTATAAAATTTTCGTTTAGCAAAGATTTAAATTTATGAAAGTCTGATAGGAGGGAAGGATTATGGCTTTTTTGTGTAGTAGATAGTTCCATTGTTTTTAGCATCACCAAATTTAAATAAGCCGTAAGAGTGCTATGATTAGTACCTTTTTTAAACTCACTATAAAATTGATCTAGCAATACAAACAATGCTGGGTTTTCATTAATATCAAATTTGATGGGTAATTTAAAAGTTGATTTAGGGTAACAGAATAAGAAGACATTGCTTGCTCTTTAAATAAAATAACGAAACCTTCGGGTATTTGGCAGAAATCCCAACAATGCACTTGCCCGTTTCTCAGAAAAAAACCGACGGGCGGTACCACTTCAAAAATATCATCGTCTATGTGATGTACTCCCGAACCTTTGTTTAAAAAAATTAATTCGTGATAACCATCGTGTTTATGAGGTTTGGTAGGCTTGATAACCGGTTTCATTCTAGATACCTTTATCAATAATTCATCTTCTATTTTTTTATTTATTTTGATATACATTTCTGATAGTTAGTATTAAAATTGTGCTTATAATCTATACTAAATATAACCATAGCAATAGTATTTTTTATAATACACACACCTGTATATCAGATAAAGTTGAATGAAATGGTTTTATAAATGATTGATTTGGTTGGATAATCAACTAAAATAACCATTTGAGCAAATGATTTTTAAAATAATAGCTATAAAATTGATCTCAGATAAGCTAAGTGAAAGCAATTGCTGACAATAAAATCTCTTAGCCTTTCACATCATACAATTCTCTAATCATAATGCTTTTAATTTTTCTCTTCTTACTAAAAGTGACATCCACTAGCTCTATACTTAACTTTAGCATCTTAACTTTTTGCAAGTAGTCTTCTATTCTTACCACATTTTTTGTGTCTTCTTTTTGAATTGTGAGGAGTGAACCTGCTTCGAGTTCAAATAAATTTACTGTATTCTCAATATATTCATTAGCTTCTGTACTTATGGTATTTATTGAAGTAATGGCATTGAGTGCAGTAGTAAGTTCTATTATGATAGCTCTTTCTCCCTTATTGTACTTAAGGATATCAACTGATTCTTGTGCATAAGTTGGAAGAACTGTGAGCACAAATATGGAAGCTAAAATTGTAAGTAATTTCATAGGGGCTATATTAAAAAATGTGGGATATGGTTTAATATAGCTAATTATTGGTAGTGCTGCAAGTTGAGACTAATAGAGTAAAAAAAGAAAACCTATCCCGTTAATTAGGATAGGTTTATTTATGAAATTTATTTCTTGATTCGAGCTCTTAACTCTTCTCTAGAGATAATGATTTCTCTGCCAAGTGCTTTGTTATCTCTAAATGTTTGTGTTCTTAAATTCAATTCTCCATTCGGAATTTCAAAAGCTACTGTATACTCATTTCCAAAATTAACAGGGTAGGTGTTATCTATTGTGTAGTAGATTTTACTGTTAGGTATAGAATTGGAAAGCTCGCAAAACATCTTTCCGTCTTTTTCATAGATTTTTACTTGTGGCTCATACACCGCTTTACTAATATTAGTACCAGTTGCATCAAATCTATCGAAGTGCACTTCTGTCTTCTTGATGAATGAATCCCAGTTTTTCTTTGCTTTAGGGCTCCATAAAGTTTCTGATAATGAAAGTGCTCTTGGGTAGGTCATATATAAAGCAAATGGCATGGTTGGTATAACCTCTGTCCATAAGTTACCTTGTCCGCCTAAAATATATTTGGCATCTACACCTTCTGGAACGGGTTCAAACGTATATGTTTTTTCTAGACTGAGCTTTGCATAAATCCAGTTTTCTACATTGTGGTCTCCCTGAGAGTAATCTAAATAAGCAAAAGTAGTTGGAGACATTACTACCGGATGTTCCATTTTTGCCGCTTTTATTCCACCTTTCATTCCTTGCCAGCTCATTACTGCTGTATTTTTAGCTAATTCTCCAGCAAGTATTTCGTCCCAGCCAATTACTTTTTTACCCTTACTTGTAATTATTTTCTCAACTCTGCTCACAAAATAGCTTTGTAACTCTTCGCCATCAGCAATGTTGTTTTTCTCCATAAACGCTCTTACTTCAGAATTTTCTTCCCAATAGCCATGATAGCATTCGTCGCCACCCATGTGGATATATTCACCCGGAAATAGCTCTGCTACTTCTGTAAATACTTTGTCTAAAAACTCATATACTTTTTCGTCTGATGGATTCAATGCATTTTCAACCAACATCTTAAAAGTACCATCTCCATACCACTCAGAAAATTTATCTCCTGGGCTCACATATTTTGGTTTTTTATCAGAAGATAACTCTGGATAAGCTGCCAATGCTGCCATGCTATGTCCTGGAACATCTATTTCAGGTACAATTGTAATGTTTTTATTAGCAGCATATTGGATTACATCTTTAATATGTTCTTGTGTGTAGAATCCACCATATGGAGTGGCTTCATCTTCTTGTGGAGTCGGTCTGTTTTCTCCAAATCTACCGTATCTCTCAACTCTCCATGCACCGATTTCTGTTAACTTAGGCAAAGATTTTATTTCAATTCTCCATCCATTGTCATCGGTTAAATGCCAGTGGAAAACATTGAATTTATACTCTGCCATTTTATCGATGTATTCTTTAACTTCATCTACTGTAAAAAAATGGCGGCTTACATCAAGCATTAAACCTCTCCATTTAAATCTTGGATAATCTGTAATGGTACAACCTGCTATTTTTAATCCATCAGATGGAGCTACTTTTGGCGTTGCAGGTAACAATTGTTTTAATGTTTGAAAACCATTGAATATACCAGCCGCTTCATTAGCAGTTAAGCTTATTTCGCTTGCAGTAACTTTTAATGTATATCCTTCGGTACCTAATTCAGTATTTTTTTTCTTATTAAGATTGATTGAAATAGCAGGTGCATCGCTCGACTTTTCTTTGGTAGTTTTTATTCCAAAATCTTCTACAAATGCTATAAATTGATTTGTATACTCAATCGCTTCTTTATCTTTAGTAAGAATATTAAAAGCGAGGTTTTCTTTAATAGTTAGCGTTTCACCATTTCCATTGTAATTTACCGGTTCAGGTATTATTGAGTGCTGCGCCATAATAGTTTGAGCTACAAGGCAAAGCATAATTGATAATAATAGGTTTCTCATATTAGTTAATAGCTATTTAAATTTGTTTGTACGGTTGTAAGATAGACTTTTTTCCATCTCTTAATTTTTTGCAACTTAAATTTAAGTGTAAATCTTCAGGATTTAAATTGTTTAAAAGTTAAAATGTATGAGTAGTGATATTTGCAACCTGAAAAAATAGGATGGAAATAATTTTACTCTCTCCTTAGAATATGTTTAATATTACTTAGAAATCGGCTTATCAATTATAAACTTTGCTTCCAAAGTGACAATATTCGCTTTTAATACTGTACTTCTTAAATAGGAATTATAGTTTCAACTAATGTTTTTTAAGTCTAAACTACCAATATGGCTTTATGTGAGGATGTCTGTATATTTTATACCCAACCCATACTGATTTGCATAAAAAGCAGAAAGGTCGTAATCTGAGTGTGATATTATTCAGTAGATAGATACTCTTTGTAAGGAGTAAAGTACTTGGCTGCAGTTTGTGTAGAAAACCTATAATTAGGATAAAAGTAACATAGCTTCCTAATTTAATTGGCAATTCTAAATTGAGTGTATGAGAAATAACATCCTAATTGTCGAAGTAGAATCGATAGTAAGATTTAACAACCGGCATTTCATTTAGGTAATAATGGTAGCGAAAGCTGAAAGGAATTTTCATTCGTCGATCTGGTAATCTGCTATTTGGAATTTAGCTGTATTACTTGTGCCTGTATAATCGCTAATACTAGAAGCAGTGCCGATATAATAATTATTTAGTGAAAAGATTGAATTCTTAAGCTAAGAATACCTTACAGCAAAATTGGGCGGCAATTAAGGAAGGTGAAATGTTAACTTACATATTTTTTAAACTTTATTGAAAAGTATAACCACTAAGGTTGTTTTGGTTTTATGTGTTCCATAACCCACCTGAATTCGTAATTATTATGGCATATTTTCCTTGATTTTTTCTGTAATTTGACGGAGCGTACCTTTTAAAGAAATATTACCATTAGCATCAATTAAGTAGTAAACAGGTATAAAGGTTACATCAAAACTTTTAGCAGTAACACTGTTATATGCTTGCAAATCACATACATTGATCATTTCTTCAATACCAGCTCTTTCAATGCCTTTTTTCCATTTGGAGTCATCCGTGTCAAGTGAGAAATTTATTACAACTAGGTTTTCAGTATTTCCCTGTTGGAGCTTTAGTAAGTCTGGGGCTTCTTTGATGCAAGGTGCACAAGATGATGACCAAAAATGAAGTAGTACACTTTTACCCTTCAAACTTTGGAGGTTATATTTTTTGCCTTGCATATCTACGAGTGTTATTTCTGGAGCTGGTTTACCAGGTTGAAAGTAACCAGCTTTACCTGATTTTTCACCAATCTTAAAACCCAAATAAGATTCTTTTACTTTAGTACTCAGTAAATCATAATACGTTTGCAAAGTTTCAAATTGAAGTAGGTTATTACTGAGCAAAAAATCAATAATATTAGCAGACACATATTTATCGCTATTTTTCTCAATAATTTGTTTATTGTCTGATAGAAATGTATGATAGGTGTTCTTTCTTTTTTCTAATTGTTCTTCTGAGTTATTTTCAGATAGCGCCTGAATCGTGTTGTAAAAGCTTTTCCAACTGGATAAAAATTCAAAAAATGCGATGTTATTATTCGGGTCTGAAATAAAAATAGGATTATTCGGATAAGCCTCATCTACAGTATTTTCACCCACTACTTTGTAACTTTCAAAGTTCATTTCTGTCAACTGGCTGGAAAGTACTAGTTCTAGTGGGCGTGTATTATTATATCCATCGACTATCAAATAAAAAAAAGTTGGGGCAGCTATCTTGGCTTCATATGTAACTTTACCATTCTTAATAGACAAAGTATCAGCCAACTCTTTCTGCACATTAATGAGAAATATATTCCCTGATTTTATATCATCAAATTCAATCGTAAGAATTGGACTAGAATGAGCAGCTAATGATAAGAGAATCAACAGGCTTGTCAAAATTGAGGTTTTCATTTTCTAAATAGTTTATAGTATCTGTCAGATTGTTAGTATTGAGCTTAATTTCTTGAATTTTAGATACAGAGTACAAGATTAACTCTAATTAGGTAATGCAGTTTTTTAACTAAAAGGAGGTATCAGTGTGGGTTTTTAATATAGATAGTTTTCTATAGTTAACATAATTATATTTATGAGTATTTTTGTGAAATCTCCTGAAATCCAGCGATTAGCTTAAGCAAGCTTATTGATTAACACAAACAACTTGTACCTTTCTGGCAGTTAGCTTTTGGAAGAAGCCCTAAGGCCAAATGGTGCTTATTAAGCCCTGCAGGCCGCACCCTTCCTGAAATCTGGCTGGGAAGTATAAAGTCCTCAGGGACGATTGTTGATTTAATTGGTGGCACACTAAGTGACCCCGTATGGAATGATTCATCAAACTTTAAGATACCTCCCCCAAAAGCTTTTTTAAAGTTTAAAATGTAAAATTATGAAAAAGAAAATCACAATGGAGGTAGTTAATCCCCTTGCAGCCGGTATTGATGTAGGTTCTAGAAGTCATTTTGTAAGTATTGGTCAAACAAAAGAAGATGTTAGAGAATTTGGTGTATATACCAAAGATCATAATGCAATGATTGAGTGGTTAAAGAAAGCTAAGATTACTACGGTAGCCATGGAAAGTACAGGTAGTTATTGGCAAACATTATTTAGTGCATTACAATTGGCAGAATTTGAGGTAATACTGGTTAATGGCAGGGATGTAAAAAATGTGAAAGGTAAAAAGACAGATATGTTAGATTGTATTTGGATTCAAAAACTACACAGTCTGGGGCTTTTAAGAGGTAGTTATTTACCTGATGAACATACTCGAGAATTGCATACCTATTGTTTATATAGACAGAAATTAATAGAACAAAGCTCCAAGTATATAAATAGAATACAGAAGAATCTTCGCTTAATGAATATTAGGTTAGATGTTGCTATCAATGATATTACAGGTAAAACTGGTTCTGCTATCCTTAATGCTATTCTTTTAGGAGAGAGAAATCCCAAAACACTTTCAGAACTAGCAGATGTAAGGGTCAAAAAAAGTAAAGAAGAAATTGCTAAATCTTTAGATGGGGAATGGAAAGACGACCTACTATATGTTATTAAAGACTGTTGGCAAACTTATCAATATTACCAAGACAGAATTCGAGACCTAGATATTTGCGTAGAAAATACACTAAAAAAGGGGCTTAATATTATTAAAAAAGTAAAACTTCCAGATGTTGGAATGAAACAGCTAAGTAAAAATGATCCAAAATTTGATTTACGTTCACTGGCCTATCAGATACTTGGCATAGATCTATATCAAATTGGAGGGGTTCGAAATGGGACAGTATTAACAGTTTTGAGCACATTGGGAAGTGGAATTAATAAATTTCCTACCTCTAAACACTTTGTGAGTTGGCTAAGGTTAGCTCCTAATAATAAAATAAGTGGTGGCAAAATATTAAGTAGTAGGACTCAAAAAGGGAAAAATCAGTTGAGCATTTCACTTAGAAGAGCTGCTAATGCAATTGGAAATACTAAAACTCACCCACTTAAAAAGTTTTTTTCTAGAATCGCTTACAAAAAAGGTAGAGGTGCAGCTATTACTGCTACTGCCAGAAAATTAGCTGTAATTATTTATAGGATGCTTCTCTATAAAGAGGACTTCAATCCAGGACTCCATGCGAATGAGGAAAGGGAAAGGCTGAAAAAGATCATAGCAGTCAGGAAAAAAGTGGCAGCATTGAACCTTACTGATGCCGAAAAGGGAGCTATTTTCACTTAGGAGGCAAGGAAAGTGGAAGAGTTGTATGGAATTGGCCTTACACAAAGCTGTAAGCCCATGAAAAACAAAGAAAAATTACAAAAAACAACAACGAAAACGAGGGTCGACTCGACAGAGGTCGTCCCAACGAAACGAAGTTTTGCGCTAGCACAGCGTCAGGAGATTATCGAATACTATAACACAGGGTATTTTACTGCAGAAATTCTTTGCAAAAGATATGGTATATCGGTAAACTTGTTTAGGCAGTGGTTAAGATCAGAAAAACGAAGAGAACAAAACCAACTCAAAAACAGTCAATGCCAAATGGATGATCCAGACTACAAGGATAAAGATGCTGAAATTGCAGCCCTCAAAAAAGCACTCCAACAAAAAGAGAAAGAGCTGAATTATGCTAAAATGAAGCATAAGGCATTGGATATTTTAATTGAAATCGCTGAAGAAAGATTTGACATCATAATAAAGCTTGCAGCTGCAAAAAAGTCTGGGCCTTGGCGGTAGACAAGATGCGTCTTGTGTTTCCATTGTTGAGTTTGACCTTAATCTGTAGTTTTTATGATCGACATCGGCAAAGTTATTATGAGGCTGTACGACGTGAGAAAGCTTATCAAGAAATAGCAGATAAAGTCATCAAAAAAGTAAGTTCACTCAGAGAAGTATTACCAGGTATTGGTACTTCAAAACTGCATTTTTTGATGAAGGATTGGCTGGAAACTGAAGGGATTAAAATGGGCAGAGACAAGCTCCATGAGCTTCTCAGAGAAAGAAATTTGCTGATAAAAAAAAGAGATGGCATCAGAACTACTAACTCCAATCATCATTACAGGAAATACAATGATAAACGCAGAAGTTTAGAAGTTACTAGACCAGAGAGATTATGGGTATCAGATATTACGTACGTCCCAGTTAAAGGGAATTACTCATATCTAAGTTTGGTTACTGATGCTTACTCTAGAAAAGTAGTCGGCTGGGCAATGGAAGATAGTCTAGAAGCTGAAGGACCAATGAAAGCTTTACAAATGGCATTAAAACAGCGAAAAAATGATAAGAAAATGGATTTAATGCATCATTCTGACAGAGGTAGTCAATATTGTTCCAATGATTATACAAAGCTTTTGAAGAAAAATAAGATTGAAATTAGTATGGTTCAAACTGGAGATCCAAGAGACAACGGGATTGCTGAGAGAATGCACAGGACATTGAAAACGGAGTTCTTATATGGTAAACCCAAAGGTTTTTTATCTACTGCAGCAGCTTCAGAAACTATGGAAAAGAATATTGAGGCCTATAATAATATGAGGCCTCATGCCAGTGTGGATTACCTCACCCCTGCCCAAGCTCATTGCTTGGAGGGTAAGATTCATAAACGGTGGAAAGCTCCCGATTGGAAAAATCGAAAAAGCAGGAAAAAGGAAATCAATCTAGAAGACTACTACGAATTTAATGGCGTGAAAGGATTCTAA from Chondrinema litorale includes the following:
- a CDS encoding TlpA family protein disulfide reductase encodes the protein MKTSILTSLLILLSLAAHSSPILTIEFDDIKSGNIFLINVQKELADTLSIKNGKVTYEAKIAAPTFFYLIVDGYNNTRPLELVLSSQLTEMNFESYKVVGENTVDEAYPNNPIFISDPNNNIAFFEFLSSWKSFYNTIQALSENNSEEQLEKRKNTYHTFLSDNKQIIEKNSDKYVSANIIDFLLSNNLLQFETLQTYYDLLSTKVKESYLGFKIGEKSGKAGYFQPGKPAPEITLVDMQGKKYNLQSLKGKSVLLHFWSSSCAPCIKEAPDLLKLQQGNTENLVVINFSLDTDDSKWKKGIERAGIEEMINVCDLQAYNSVTAKSFDVTFIPVYYLIDANGNISLKGTLRQITEKIKENMP
- a CDS encoding helix-turn-helix domain-containing protein: MELSTTQKSHNPSLLSDFHKFKSLLNENFIALRQVGEYASLMNISTYRLNTVCTSAVRKPAMAIIKERVLIEAKNMVAHTSMNVSEIAYNLNFSDTSNFIKFFKSQTSLTPIEYREKI
- a CDS encoding ATP-binding protein, translating into MENKKDGLFVRQEISEEFLTKALESCASEPIITPGSVQPHGVLFALDASNYKIKCVSDNLSYFFDASAEDALEQSIETILGEKNTLLLKRVVINKPLNPIQAIRIEIDEVEYDANAYISSDFIVFEIELVPEDDINLKYDFFYDDLRNFATALRKASSKEELFDTVVAHIRKLTDFDRVKLYEFDNEWNGRVIAEDKKENVPSYKGLNFPASDIPPQARELYSKNFLRIISDIRYKPSKIIGSKDIEHLLPLDMTYSVLRSVSPVHIQYLENMGVGASMSVSVIQDGKLWGLIACHHLTSKHVAYRTRMVVEVIGHMFSTLLSSFNEIANKKENSSRSLLLGKLSKKLLEKNSIDEQIAEELMGIMKADGMAISIKGKIQQFNTTLSTEKLNALFDYFKSNSPLAIFQTNEVDKTFKDEKPILGLEGGLMVVPINHSNNDTIIWFRKPIKVEINWAGKPEKKVEETKAGFRLSPRSSFKLWKEKIKSKSAPWSNFDVETALAIVRLILEYERNVAELANQAKSDFLSNMSHELRTPMNAIIGVASILGKSPSLPSELKDFVKTLNISSESLLTLINDLLDIAKIESNKIELEHIPFNFAEILESARSVMAVKANEKQLRLNFNYPDKSELYFVGDPNRIRQILFNLLSNAIKFTSEGFVNVLLKVKYPENQNTCNVIVYVSDTGIGMSDKQLNKIFDKFTQADQTITRNFGGTGLGLSITKSFIEMMGGKISVTSLEGMGSQFQLEIPLELQNKQIVSEKLNPKKPEPKAPVNVAKEKKKILLAEDYEGNIIVVIYFLQHIGYETFVVNNGQQAIEKLKEDKFDLILMDVQMPVMNGYEATRTIREMQKNKEIEKCPIIGLTAHAFQNESNKCLEAGMDDYIAKPFSNDELKSMLTKYLA
- a CDS encoding TonB-dependent receptor domain-containing protein, with the protein product MCKPLFFCFLLFITSVAYSQTTIKGKLTDATENSPIEYGSLAIYQSNDSSLVGGSISNDNGDFIIKDINAGNYYLIAKFLGFEPVKIENLLVSKDQNIQLGTIALVPNQQFLNEIEISGKKVTATHKIDRQVFQASLFESGKGGTATDILRNMPSVSVNAQGVISVRGSTGFVVMINGKPVQTSPETILNQLPANAIDNIEIITAPSAKYDPEGKAGMINIITKQGATDGLYLLVNGKVGLPSIQNYNNAENASRYGGDFTLNFRKKDWDISVGTSYSRNDLAGRREGNVYTIIDDTLTTFPSDGERSFDETSYSGRFSIAYTPNKNNAFNLGFYAGKRSKDRTADILYYDNNAQNISTGNRIYTYQYFNENLRIRKGDFVLGSIDYSHKFENSSTLSTSLLYEYTMLGGPTTNKNLSWPNTTEIVQEEYNTNDNPLKGFRFQLDYKTAKLPIGVLEMGYQFRNLDHTGDFVYERKNLETGIFELVPEFSSSVNLQRILHSAYSQLSGSKGKFEYQAGLRIEMMDRALYLKDKLGLIDSTYNYDFVKLYPSASLLYQVNSNLKLKAAYSKRVERTTTFKMNPFPEREHSETFEQGDPELKPEFIDLLETGIIYDFGDNSIFLNAYFRNVENLVNRVNTIYNDTILNRIYSNVGRARTIGAELGTELNPYNWLKIFAGFNIYKSNIKGAFDNRPIDRSSWMYNINGNANFGIARNWRIQFSINYLSKQLTAQGEDSKYLVPNLSIRKTFLDERLTATLQWLNIDMGLWEANEQRITTWRDNEFYTTTNYVYEVDMLILNLSYTLNKSNNKAKFIKSEFGEKEF
- a CDS encoding beta-N-acetylhexosaminidase, whose translation is MRNLLLSIMLCLVAQTIMAQHSIIPEPVNYNGNGETLTIKENLAFNILTKDKEAIEYTNQFIAFVEDFGIKTTKEKSSDAPAISINLNKKKNTELGTEGYTLKVTASEISLTANEAAGIFNGFQTLKQLLPATPKVAPSDGLKIAGCTITDYPRFKWRGLMLDVSRHFFTVDEVKEYIDKMAEYKFNVFHWHLTDDNGWRIEIKSLPKLTEIGAWRVERYGRFGENRPTPQEDEATPYGGFYTQEHIKDVIQYAANKNITIVPEIDVPGHSMAALAAYPELSSDKKPKYVSPGDKFSEWYGDGTFKMLVENALNPSDEKVYEFLDKVFTEVAELFPGEYIHMGGDECYHGYWEENSEVRAFMEKNNIADGEELQSYFVSRVEKIITSKGKKVIGWDEILAGELAKNTAVMSWQGMKGGIKAAKMEHPVVMSPTTFAYLDYSQGDHNVENWIYAKLSLEKTYTFEPVPEGVDAKYILGGQGNLWTEVIPTMPFALYMTYPRALSLSETLWSPKAKKNWDSFIKKTEVHFDRFDATGTNISKAVYEPQVKIYEKDGKMFCELSNSIPNSKIYYTIDNTYPVNFGNEYTVAFEIPNGELNLRTQTFRDNKALGREIIISREELRARIKK